The Shewanella japonica genome has a window encoding:
- a CDS encoding DUF3861 domain-containing protein, with protein sequence MNTILRKGHQYRITIEEINLADNQTGQTLDFEFQDREDVLNVVEKLQKGSGLEPQEATKVALGLRLLGPIMMQNRKHQLFAEFMPHFKNFMHHLKSTVKQAVKQQAIN encoded by the coding sequence ATGAATACGATTTTACGCAAAGGTCATCAGTACCGTATTACGATTGAAGAAATCAATCTAGCTGATAACCAAACCGGTCAAACGTTAGATTTTGAATTTCAAGATAGAGAAGATGTACTGAATGTCGTTGAAAAACTGCAAAAAGGCAGCGGCCTTGAGCCTCAAGAAGCCACTAAAGTGGCATTGGGATTAAGATTATTGGGCCCGATAATGATGCAAAACCGCAAGCATCAACTATTCGCCGAGTTTATGCCACATTTTAAAAACTTTATGCATCATCTAAAAAGCACTGTTAAACAGGCAGTAAAGCAGCAAGCGATTAATTAA
- a CDS encoding MalY/PatB family protein has translation MIKPFKNSKNIVNSQVFTPSPGRQDISDKFIKHDSNMLNQIYGTTDVKPYWIADMDFPIASPITQAMQQLVSRETYSYEFDSTTVFESISAWNKDRHNLELTPEHFVQVPGVLSAIAMLIRDFTQEGEGVLIQTPVYHQFRRLIESAGRTVVDNTLKIENGRYVIDFNDFEQKLSRGNVGMVLLCNPHNPVGRVWSKSELQQLTTIAKKYHVLIVSDEVHADIVFEGSQFTSMASLAYENSLTIIGSPAKNFGLNSISNGYIYSDNPSLREIIKATSASMSLDHGNAFTTHATIAAYQHGKDWFDAFLTYTQTTRNWIVDFMAAELPQVITFVPEGTNQIWFDFTGLNLTAGQLKTLLTKQAKMALTPGTWFGEKDENFYRMNFASPLEQVQASFEQLKKGIADSKPAK, from the coding sequence ATGATCAAACCTTTTAAAAACAGTAAGAATATCGTCAATAGCCAAGTGTTTACCCCAAGTCCTGGGCGCCAAGATATCAGTGACAAATTTATTAAGCACGACAGCAATATGCTCAATCAAATTTATGGTACTACTGATGTAAAACCATATTGGATTGCAGATATGGACTTCCCGATAGCTTCGCCAATCACTCAAGCAATGCAGCAATTAGTTAGTCGTGAGACTTATTCTTATGAGTTTGACTCTACAACCGTGTTCGAATCCATTTCCGCTTGGAATAAAGACCGTCATAACCTTGAATTAACTCCCGAACACTTTGTTCAAGTACCAGGTGTGCTGAGTGCGATTGCTATGTTAATTCGAGACTTTACTCAAGAAGGTGAAGGGGTGTTAATACAAACTCCTGTTTATCATCAATTTCGTAGGTTGATTGAGTCGGCCGGACGCACAGTTGTAGATAACACGCTTAAGATTGAGAACGGACGTTATGTTATTGATTTTAATGATTTTGAACAGAAGTTAAGTCGCGGTAATGTGGGTATGGTGCTGTTATGTAATCCACATAACCCAGTGGGACGAGTATGGAGCAAGTCAGAATTACAGCAGTTAACGACTATTGCCAAAAAATATCATGTGCTGATTGTGAGTGATGAAGTCCATGCAGATATTGTATTTGAAGGTTCACAATTTACGAGTATGGCCTCATTAGCCTATGAAAATAGCTTAACAATTATTGGTTCACCCGCTAAAAACTTTGGCTTAAATAGTATTTCAAACGGATATATTTATAGTGATAATCCGTCGTTACGTGAAATAATTAAAGCAACATCAGCTTCAATGTCTCTTGATCATGGCAATGCGTTTACCACCCATGCGACGATTGCAGCTTATCAGCATGGCAAGGATTGGTTTGATGCTTTTCTTACTTATACACAAACGACCCGTAATTGGATTGTTGATTTTATGGCCGCAGAGCTGCCGCAAGTTATCACCTTTGTGCCAGAAGGCACTAACCAGATTTGGTTCGATTTTACCGGGTTAAATCTAACCGCTGGGCAATTAAAAACGTTATTGACTAAACAAGCTAAAATGGCACTAACCCCTGGCACTTGGTTTGGTGAAAAGGATGAAAACTTTTATCGAATGAATTTTGCCTCACCATTAGAGCAAGTACAGGCTTCATTTGAGCAGCTTAAAAAAGGTATAGCAGATAGTAAACCTGCTAAATGA
- the yfbV gene encoding terminus macrodomain insulation protein YfbV, whose protein sequence is MNVNVFKIIGDGRRYMKTWPMVRQLGFYFPEYRVVRATHLGILLMPLFAILAACSQVYVNGWAFLPQAIALMLFFISLPIQGLLWLGWRARHPLPITLFDWTNQSTVKMSSMGISCQPLGAKACYLDMALILKMAFERLDKSYWEQL, encoded by the coding sequence TTGAACGTAAACGTGTTCAAAATCATAGGTGACGGTCGACGTTACATGAAGACGTGGCCTATGGTTCGGCAACTTGGGTTTTATTTCCCTGAATATCGTGTTGTCAGAGCAACCCATCTTGGCATTTTATTGATGCCGTTATTTGCTATCTTGGCTGCTTGTAGCCAAGTGTATGTTAATGGCTGGGCGTTTTTACCCCAAGCTATTGCCTTAATGCTATTTTTTATCAGTTTGCCTATCCAAGGTTTACTCTGGCTGGGCTGGCGTGCCCGACACCCTTTGCCGATAACCTTATTTGATTGGACAAATCAGTCAACCGTCAAAATGAGTTCAATGGGCATATCTTGCCAACCCCTTGGGGCTAAAGCGTGTTATTTAGATATGGCGCTGATACTCAAAATGGCATTTGAACGTTTAGATAAAAGTTATTGGGAGCAACTGTAA
- a CDS encoding MarR family winged helix-turn-helix transcriptional regulator — MQDRKSLEGLFQLVHVLKRQLHDNIEQLDIDVAPMHVRVLKIINKKSPCTAIDIANFLNRDKAQVTRLLNTLITQGLIVKEPNPEDKRSQCLRLTEESQLIMGKINQIDKQIYQQMTQGLADDELTLFQTVAQKMVVNLNTK, encoded by the coding sequence ATGCAAGATCGAAAATCCTTAGAAGGTTTGTTTCAATTAGTACATGTATTGAAAAGGCAACTGCATGATAATATTGAACAACTTGATATAGATGTGGCGCCAATGCATGTCAGAGTGCTTAAAATAATTAATAAAAAATCACCGTGTACAGCGATAGACATTGCTAACTTCTTAAATCGAGATAAAGCCCAGGTAACAAGGTTACTGAACACGTTAATCACTCAGGGCTTGATTGTGAAAGAGCCGAACCCAGAAGATAAGCGCAGTCAATGTTTGCGTTTAACCGAAGAAAGTCAGCTTATCATGGGTAAGATTAATCAGATTGATAAACAGATATATCAACAAATGACGCAAGGGCTAGCTGATGATGAATTAACTCTTTTTCAAACTGTTGCGCAAAAAATGGTGGTTAATTTAAATACAAAGTGA
- a CDS encoding DUF2798 domain-containing protein produces MNPQAVMTSSQIEQVNEPKVSQQKASIIVKILTVMGMMSLMGGTLTGFMTYINLGLSDTFFADWFSAFALAAVTIMPIGFTLMVVLTKLTEKYLPHTSEKVRNVLIGLTMACLMESGIALSTVINNIGINDMPILLSTWAQTVLAAIPVALVMMITVSLTIKPKVEAILKS; encoded by the coding sequence ATGAATCCACAAGCCGTAATGACCTCTTCGCAAATTGAACAAGTTAATGAGCCTAAAGTGAGTCAACAAAAAGCCTCGATTATCGTAAAAATACTCACAGTTATGGGAATGATGTCACTCATGGGCGGCACATTAACAGGCTTCATGACTTATATAAATCTTGGCTTGAGTGACACCTTTTTTGCAGACTGGTTTTCTGCTTTTGCTTTAGCTGCGGTCACTATCATGCCAATCGGTTTTACATTAATGGTGGTACTGACCAAACTCACCGAGAAATACCTGCCTCATACAAGTGAAAAAGTACGCAATGTATTAATCGGTCTCACGATGGCCTGTCTTATGGAATCGGGCATTGCCTTATCAACTGTCATTAACAATATCGGAATCAATGATATGCCTATCCTGCTTTCTACATGGGCGCAAACCGTGCTGGCAGCCATACCCGTTGCTCTTGTCATGATGATAACCGTCTCATTAACGATAAAGCCTAAAGTCGAAGCCATTCTTAAAAGCTAA
- the focA gene encoding formate transporter FocA: MQKLTGQDQQQDAEIADEITPTSHEQVNCPPKTVNTSPAPSNSTYQQAESFGLAKIAKSPWQSFTLSIFAGAFIAIAFVFYVTVTTGSTSDWGMTRFIGGLAFSLGLILVVVCGAELFTSTVLTSIPWAQKQVKTSTQLQCWARVYAGNLVGALLMVLLIMMSRMFELNGGQWGLNALNIAQHKIHHTWVQAFTLGILCNMLVCLAVWMTFATKDLLTKSLLMMLPVAMFVSSGFEHSIANMFMVPLGVAIHAFAPESFYVALNINPEQYADLTLLSFVFNNLIPVTLGNIVGGGVFIGLGFWLVQQGQLTIGSQGASHGSLVTKAEQKDSLR; this comes from the coding sequence ATGCAAAAATTAACTGGGCAAGATCAACAGCAAGACGCTGAAATTGCCGATGAGATAACCCCAACATCGCATGAGCAGGTTAATTGCCCGCCGAAAACAGTGAATACCTCCCCAGCGCCATCAAATTCGACCTATCAGCAAGCTGAATCATTTGGCTTAGCCAAAATAGCCAAAAGCCCTTGGCAATCTTTTACTTTATCGATTTTTGCTGGTGCTTTTATTGCCATTGCTTTTGTATTTTATGTCACGGTGACGACGGGAAGCACCAGTGATTGGGGAATGACTCGTTTTATTGGCGGTTTGGCTTTTAGCTTAGGGTTAATTTTAGTAGTGGTGTGTGGAGCTGAGTTGTTCACCAGTACGGTATTAACCTCAATCCCTTGGGCACAAAAACAAGTGAAAACATCGACCCAATTGCAATGCTGGGCGAGAGTTTATGCAGGCAACTTAGTTGGCGCCTTATTGATGGTGCTTCTGATTATGATGTCACGCATGTTCGAGTTAAATGGCGGGCAGTGGGGGCTAAATGCACTTAATATTGCCCAACATAAAATACACCATACTTGGGTACAAGCTTTTACTTTAGGCATTTTATGTAACATGCTTGTATGTCTAGCGGTTTGGATGACTTTTGCGACAAAAGATTTACTGACCAAATCATTATTAATGATGCTGCCAGTTGCAATGTTTGTCAGTAGTGGTTTTGAACATAGCATTGCGAATATGTTTATGGTGCCATTAGGGGTTGCGATTCATGCTTTTGCTCCTGAAAGTTTTTATGTTGCGCTTAATATCAACCCAGAACAATATGCTGACTTAACTTTATTAAGCTTTGTGTTTAATAACCTTATCCCTGTGACATTAGGTAATATTGTTGGTGGTGGGGTCTTTATTGGACTTGGTTTTTGGTTAGTACAACAAGGGCAGTTAACTATTGGTTCGCAGGGTGCGAGTCATGGGTCCTTAGTGACTAAAGCGGAACAAAAAGATTCGCTAAGATAA
- the pflA gene encoding pyruvate formate lyase 1-activating protein, with protein sequence MMTTGRIHSIESFGTVDGPGIRYVAFMQGCLMKCQYCHNRDTWDLDGGKEVTVDELMSQIISYKPFLQSGGVTATGGEAILQAEFVNELFKACKANDLHTCLDTNGFVRKYTPVIDELLDNTDLVLLDIKQMDDAKHIDLTKVSNQRTLQFAKHLAKRNQKTWVRYVVVDGFTEDIDSAKALADFIQPMENVEKVELLPYHQLGTHKWEAFGESYSLTDIKPPSKETMEAIKAVFTERGIKADY encoded by the coding sequence ATCATGACCACAGGTCGTATCCACTCTATAGAATCATTTGGTACCGTTGATGGTCCAGGCATTCGTTATGTCGCCTTTATGCAAGGCTGCCTAATGAAATGCCAATACTGCCACAATCGCGATACGTGGGATTTAGACGGCGGCAAAGAAGTCACTGTTGATGAACTAATGAGCCAAATCATTAGTTACAAACCTTTCCTACAATCTGGTGGAGTAACTGCCACTGGTGGTGAAGCTATCCTTCAAGCTGAATTCGTTAACGAACTTTTCAAAGCATGCAAAGCTAATGATCTGCATACCTGTCTTGATACCAATGGTTTTGTGCGTAAATACACGCCCGTCATTGATGAATTACTCGACAATACCGACTTAGTGTTACTTGATATAAAACAAATGGATGATGCTAAGCACATCGATTTAACCAAGGTGAGTAATCAACGAACATTACAGTTTGCAAAACATTTAGCGAAGCGCAATCAAAAAACCTGGGTGAGATATGTAGTAGTTGATGGTTTTACTGAGGATATTGACTCAGCGAAAGCTTTGGCAGACTTCATACAGCCTATGGAAAATGTTGAAAAAGTAGAATTATTGCCTTATCACCAACTTGGCACGCACAAGTGGGAAGCATTTGGTGAAAGCTATTCGTTAACAGACATTAAGCCACCCAGCAAAGAGACTATGGAAGCCATAAAAGCTGTCTTTACTGAGCGTGGAATTAAAGCAGATTATTAA
- the ackA gene encoding acetate kinase: protein MSEKLVLVLNCGSSSLKFAVIDAVSGDDHISGLAECFGLEDSRIKWKVNGAKNEAKLGAFTAHREAVEFIVNNILADQPELAAQIQAIGHRIVHGGEKYSRSVIINEDVISGIEDCASLAPLHNPAHLIGIRAAMASFPALPQVAVFDTAFHQTMPEQAYIYALPYKLYREHGIRRYGMHGTSHLFVSREAAKVLNKDTTDTNVIVAHLGNGASVTAIKGGKSVDTSMGLTPLEGLVMGTRCGDMDPSIIYHLVNQLGYTIDEVNNLLNKQSGLLGISELTNDCRGIEDGYKDGHKGATLALEIFCYRLAKYIASYTVPLGRLDAVVFTGGIGENSDIIRAKVLEMLAIFNFKVNEEKNLAARFGKDGIITEENSTVAMVIPTNEEWVIAEDAIKLISA from the coding sequence ATGTCAGAAAAACTCGTACTGGTACTCAACTGCGGTAGCTCTTCTTTAAAATTTGCTGTTATTGATGCTGTTTCAGGTGATGATCACATATCAGGACTTGCTGAATGCTTCGGTTTAGAAGATTCACGCATAAAGTGGAAAGTTAACGGCGCTAAAAATGAAGCTAAATTGGGCGCATTTACTGCTCACCGTGAAGCAGTTGAATTTATCGTTAATAATATCCTTGCTGATCAGCCAGAGCTTGCAGCTCAAATTCAAGCTATCGGTCATCGTATCGTTCATGGTGGCGAAAAATATTCTCGCTCAGTGATCATTAATGAAGATGTGATCAGTGGTATTGAAGATTGTGCTTCACTAGCGCCACTTCATAACCCAGCACATTTAATTGGTATCCGAGCAGCTATGGCTTCATTCCCTGCTCTGCCACAAGTCGCTGTTTTTGATACCGCATTCCACCAAACCATGCCTGAGCAAGCTTATATCTATGCCCTTCCTTATAAGTTGTATCGTGAACATGGTATTCGCCGCTACGGCATGCATGGCACCAGCCACTTATTTGTAAGCCGTGAAGCGGCAAAAGTGCTAAATAAAGACACCACTGATACGAATGTAATTGTTGCACATTTAGGTAACGGCGCTTCAGTTACGGCCATAAAAGGCGGCAAAAGTGTCGACACTTCAATGGGATTAACACCATTAGAAGGTTTAGTTATGGGCACACGTTGCGGAGATATGGACCCATCAATCATTTACCATTTAGTTAACCAACTTGGTTATACCATTGATGAAGTCAATAACTTATTGAATAAGCAAAGCGGCTTATTAGGTATTTCTGAGTTAACCAACGATTGTCGTGGCATTGAAGACGGTTACAAAGATGGCCATAAAGGCGCAACCTTAGCACTGGAAATTTTCTGCTACCGTTTAGCGAAATACATTGCCTCTTACACTGTGCCATTAGGCCGTTTAGATGCCGTTGTATTTACTGGTGGTATCGGTGAAAACTCAGATATTATCCGAGCAAAAGTGCTTGAAATGCTGGCTATCTTTAATTTCAAAGTAAACGAAGAGAAAAACCTAGCCGCGCGTTTTGGTAAAGATGGCATCATTACCGAAGAAAACAGCACTGTGGCAATGGTTATCCCGACTAACGAAGAGTGGGTCATCGCAGAAGACGCTATCAAACTCATTAGCGCTTAA
- the pta gene encoding phosphate acetyltransferase has product MSRNIMLIPIGTGVGLTSLSLGMVRALERKGVKVQFFKPIAQIRNGDNGPERSTTILSHSPTVNPLEPFTMEHAENLIRSEQIDVLMEQIIARASECADNTETIVIEGLVPTRNHPFSDDINFEIAKALDADVIFIATPGNDTPNGLMNRLEIAYNSWGGVKNKRLIGSIINKIGAPVDDEGRARPDLSEVFDHAEVSTTDTSAMFQLPGKSPLRILGSVPYNLDLVSPRASDLAKHLNAKIINAGEMNTRRLRKVTFCARSIPNMVTHIRTNSLLVTSGDRSDVIVSACLAAMNGVKIGALLLTGGYEPEPEIMALCERAFETGLPVFLINTNTWQTSLNIQRFDHEVPVDDAVRIDRVQEYVASHIDQSWIESVTQNSPREHRLSPPAFRYKLTELARAAKKTIVLPEGEEPRTIKAAAICAERGIARCVLLGNEEEILRIASSQDVVLGEGVQIIDPLQARERYVEGMLDLRRHKGLTEVVAKEQLEDNMVLGTMMLAQDEVDGIVSGAVNTTANTIRPPLQLIKTAPGSSLVSSIFFMLMPDQVLVYGDCAINPDPNPEQLADIAIQSAESAAAFGIEPRVAMISYSTGTSGTGSDVDKVREATKIAKEKRPDLVIDGPLQYDAAVMENVARSKAPDSPVAGKATVFVFPDLNTGNTTYKAVQRSADLISIGPMLQGMRKPVNDLSRGALVDDIVYTIALTAIQAAQNEQ; this is encoded by the coding sequence ATGTCTCGTAATATTATGTTAATCCCGATTGGTACAGGTGTAGGTCTAACGTCACTAAGCCTTGGGATGGTTCGTGCGCTAGAGCGCAAAGGTGTTAAAGTTCAATTCTTCAAGCCAATTGCACAAATCCGTAATGGCGACAATGGTCCAGAACGTTCAACCACCATTTTAAGTCATTCGCCGACTGTTAATCCGCTTGAACCATTCACTATGGAACATGCTGAAAACTTAATTCGTTCAGAACAAATCGATGTGCTTATGGAGCAAATTATTGCTCGAGCCAGCGAATGTGCCGACAATACCGAAACGATCGTGATTGAAGGTCTAGTACCAACTCGTAATCACCCATTTTCTGATGACATTAACTTTGAAATTGCTAAAGCATTAGATGCTGATGTGATTTTCATTGCAACACCAGGAAATGACACACCCAATGGCTTAATGAATCGCCTAGAGATTGCTTATAATTCTTGGGGCGGCGTTAAAAACAAACGTCTTATCGGCTCAATCATCAATAAAATTGGCGCTCCAGTGGACGATGAAGGTCGTGCACGCCCTGATTTATCTGAAGTCTTTGACCATGCAGAAGTATCAACAACGGATACCTCAGCAATGTTCCAGCTACCGGGTAAAAGCCCGCTGCGCATCTTAGGTAGTGTGCCATATAACTTAGACCTTGTTTCACCTCGAGCTTCTGATTTAGCAAAACACCTCAATGCTAAAATCATCAATGCTGGTGAAATGAATACGCGACGCTTACGTAAAGTTACTTTCTGTGCCCGCAGTATTCCTAACATGGTTACTCATATCCGAACCAACTCATTGCTAGTGACATCGGGCGATCGCTCTGATGTGATTGTGTCTGCTTGTTTAGCGGCAATGAATGGGGTCAAGATTGGTGCCCTATTACTGACGGGTGGATACGAGCCAGAACCTGAAATCATGGCACTGTGTGAACGTGCTTTTGAAACAGGCTTGCCAGTATTTTTGATTAATACAAATACATGGCAAACCTCGTTAAATATTCAGCGTTTTGATCATGAAGTCCCTGTTGATGATGCTGTACGAATTGACCGAGTACAAGAGTATGTTGCCAGTCATATCGATCAAAGCTGGATTGAAAGCGTAACGCAAAACTCACCTCGTGAGCATCGTTTATCGCCACCAGCATTTAGATACAAATTAACTGAACTTGCTCGTGCAGCTAAGAAAACCATCGTACTGCCTGAAGGTGAAGAGCCAAGAACCATTAAAGCTGCGGCCATTTGTGCTGAACGTGGTATTGCTCGCTGCGTACTCTTAGGCAACGAAGAAGAAATTCTGCGTATTGCTTCATCACAAGATGTGGTATTGGGCGAAGGTGTTCAAATCATTGATCCTCTGCAAGCTCGTGAGCGCTATGTTGAAGGCATGCTAGATTTACGACGTCACAAAGGGCTGACTGAAGTCGTGGCTAAAGAGCAACTTGAAGACAATATGGTATTAGGTACCATGATGCTTGCTCAAGATGAAGTTGATGGCATTGTATCTGGGGCAGTCAATACTACAGCTAACACCATTCGTCCTCCACTGCAGTTAATTAAGACAGCGCCAGGGTCAAGCTTAGTATCTTCTATCTTCTTTATGTTGATGCCAGATCAGGTTTTAGTCTACGGTGATTGTGCGATTAACCCAGATCCAAACCCTGAACAATTGGCAGATATTGCCATTCAATCAGCTGAATCTGCCGCAGCTTTTGGTATTGAGCCTCGTGTCGCTATGATCAGTTACTCAACAGGTACATCTGGTACAGGTTCCGATGTTGATAAAGTGCGTGAAGCGACCAAAATCGCCAAAGAAAAACGCCCAGATCTGGTGATTGATGGACCACTGCAATACGATGCTGCAGTCATGGAAAATGTAGCACGCTCTAAAGCACCAGATAGCCCTGTTGCCGGTAAAGCGACAGTATTCGTATTCCCAGACTTGAACACAGGTAACACGACATATAAAGCAGTTCAACGTAGTGCAGACTTAATCAGTATTGGCCCAATGCTTCAAGGTATGCGCAAGCCAGTCAACGATTTATCTCGTGGTGCTCTCGTTGATGACATTGTCTACACCATTGCTTTAACAGCTATTCAAGCGGCGCAAAATGAGCAGTAA
- the pflB gene encoding formate C-acetyltransferase — MTDKTELFANAWQGFEAGDWKTEVNVRDFIQKNYTPYEGDESFLAGATQATTTLWDKVMEGIKQENSTHAPVDFDTEMVSTITSHDAGYINKELETIVGLQTDAPLKRAMLPNGGIRMVEGSCKAYDRVLNEDIKYTYSELRKTHNQGVFDIYTPEIMACRKSGVLTGLPDAYGRGRIIGDYRRIALYGIDYLMQDKFAQFSSLQAGFEAGEDLSNTMQLREEIAEQHRALGQMKKMAAKYGCDISLPATNAKEAIQWTYFGYLAAVKSQNGAAMSLGRTSSFLDIFIERDIANGVLTEEQAQEMVDHFVMKLRMVRFLRTPEYDELFSGDPIWATESVAGMGLDGRTLVTKNSFRFLHTLYNMGPSPEPNITVLWSNALPQGFKNYCAKVSIDTSSIQYENDDLMRPDFESDDYAIACCVSPMIVGKHMQFFGARANLAKTMLYAINGGVDEKLKIQVAPKADAITSDVLDFDDVMNRLDGLMDWLATQYVTALNSIHYMHDKYSYESALMALHDRDVRRTMACGIAGLSIAADSLSAIKFGTVKPIRDEDGIAIDFDISGEYPKFGNNDPRVDDIACDLVERFMAKIRTKKMYRNAIPTQSILTITSNVVYGKKTGTTPDGRPAGAPFAPGANPMHGRDENGAIASLTSVAKLPFAHAQDGISYTFSIVPNALGKDELGRRANLASLMDGYFMSNANSEGGQHLNVNVMNREMLEDAIVNPEKYPQLTIRVSGYAVRFNALTPEQQQDVITRTFTKGL; from the coding sequence ATGACCGATAAAACAGAATTATTTGCAAACGCTTGGCAAGGTTTTGAAGCTGGTGATTGGAAAACTGAAGTTAACGTTCGCGATTTTATTCAGAAAAACTACACTCCTTATGAAGGCGACGAGTCTTTTCTAGCTGGTGCTACTCAAGCAACTACCACACTTTGGGACAAAGTGATGGAAGGGATCAAGCAAGAGAATAGCACACATGCCCCTGTTGATTTCGATACTGAAATGGTATCAACCATTACCTCTCATGACGCTGGTTACATTAACAAAGAGTTAGAAACCATTGTTGGTTTGCAAACTGATGCTCCTTTAAAGCGTGCCATGTTACCTAACGGTGGTATTCGTATGGTTGAAGGTTCTTGCAAAGCTTATGACCGCGTACTAAACGAAGACATCAAGTACACCTATTCAGAGCTACGTAAAACACATAACCAAGGTGTTTTCGATATTTACACGCCAGAAATCATGGCATGTCGTAAATCAGGTGTATTGACTGGCTTACCTGATGCATACGGCCGTGGTCGTATCATTGGTGATTACCGTCGTATCGCGCTTTACGGTATCGACTACCTAATGCAAGATAAGTTTGCTCAATTCTCTTCACTTCAAGCTGGTTTTGAAGCGGGTGAGGATTTATCAAACACGATGCAATTACGTGAAGAAATTGCAGAGCAACACCGCGCCTTAGGCCAAATGAAAAAAATGGCTGCAAAATACGGCTGTGATATTTCATTACCTGCGACCAATGCTAAAGAGGCCATCCAATGGACTTACTTTGGTTACCTTGCCGCAGTGAAAAGCCAAAATGGCGCAGCAATGTCTTTAGGCCGTACTTCTTCATTCCTTGATATCTTCATTGAGCGCGATATTGCTAACGGTGTATTAACTGAAGAACAAGCGCAAGAAATGGTTGACCATTTTGTGATGAAGTTGCGTATGGTACGTTTCTTACGTACTCCAGAATATGATGAATTATTCTCAGGCGACCCAATTTGGGCAACTGAATCAGTTGCAGGTATGGGTCTAGACGGCCGCACTTTAGTCACTAAGAACAGCTTCCGTTTCTTACATACCCTATACAACATGGGCCCAAGCCCTGAACCAAACATTACTGTGTTATGGTCTAATGCGTTACCACAAGGGTTTAAAAACTACTGTGCAAAAGTATCTATCGATACTAGCTCTATCCAGTACGAAAATGACGACCTAATGCGTCCAGATTTTGAATCTGACGATTATGCTATTGCATGTTGTGTTAGCCCGATGATTGTGGGTAAACACATGCAGTTCTTTGGTGCTCGCGCTAACTTAGCAAAAACCATGCTTTACGCCATCAATGGCGGCGTGGATGAAAAGTTAAAAATCCAAGTTGCACCTAAAGCAGATGCCATCACTTCAGATGTACTTGACTTTGATGATGTAATGAACCGTTTAGACGGCTTAATGGATTGGTTAGCAACACAATACGTGACAGCGCTTAACTCTATACATTACATGCACGACAAATACTCTTACGAGTCTGCATTAATGGCGCTTCATGACCGTGATGTACGTCGTACTATGGCATGTGGTATTGCAGGTCTTTCTATTGCAGCGGATTCTTTATCTGCAATTAAGTTTGGCACTGTTAAGCCTATTCGTGATGAAGATGGTATTGCTATCGACTTTGATATTTCTGGTGAATATCCGAAGTTTGGTAACAACGACCCACGCGTAGATGACATAGCTTGTGATTTAGTTGAACGTTTCATGGCGAAAATCCGTACTAAGAAAATGTACCGTAACGCTATTCCAACGCAATCAATCTTAACCATTACCTCTAACGTGGTTTATGGTAAGAAAACAGGTACGACACCTGATGGACGTCCAGCTGGCGCGCCATTTGCTCCAGGTGCGAACCCTATGCATGGCCGTGATGAAAACGGTGCGATTGCATCACTTACATCTGTAGCGAAACTGCCTTTTGCTCATGCACAAGACGGTATTTCTTATACTTTCTCTATCGTACCAAATGCGTTAGGTAAAGATGAATTAGGTCGCCGCGCCAACTTAGCATCATTAATGGACGGCTACTTTATGAGTAACGCCAATAGCGAAGGTGGTCAGCATTTAAACGTTAACGTGATGAACCGTGAAATGTTAGAAGATGCCATCGTTAACCCTGAGAAATACCCTCAATTAACCATTCGAGTTTCAGGTTACGCTGTTCGCTTTAACGCTCTAACACCTGAACAACAGCAAGATGTAATTACACGTACTTTCACTAAAGGCTTGTAA